The following are encoded in a window of Pseudomonas graminis genomic DNA:
- a CDS encoding bile acid:sodium symporter family protein, translated as MTRPRFLPDNFTLMLITVVIIASFLPATGQVAVGFGWLTNIAIALLFFLHGAKLSRESIIAGAGHWRLHLLVFGLTFVLFPLLGLALKPVLSPLIGKDLYMGILYLCALPATVQSAIAFTSLARGNIPAAICSAAASSLFGIFLTPLLVTLLLNVHGEGGSTLDAIVKISVQLLLPFIAGQIMRRWIGAWVGRNKNWLKFVDQGSILLVVYGAFSEAVNEGIWQKTPIWDLAGLVVVCCLLLTLVLVTATLLSKLFGFNQEDRITILFCGSKKSLATGVPMAQVLFAGSTIGLLILPLMLFHQIQLMVCAVVAQRYAKRAEPVAELMAQVDP; from the coding sequence ATGACCCGCCCCCGTTTTCTCCCCGACAACTTCACCCTCATGCTGATCACCGTGGTGATCATCGCCAGCTTCCTGCCGGCCACCGGGCAAGTGGCCGTTGGCTTCGGCTGGTTGACCAACATCGCCATCGCGCTGCTGTTCTTTCTTCACGGCGCCAAACTGTCCCGCGAATCGATCATCGCCGGCGCGGGGCATTGGCGCCTGCACCTGCTGGTCTTCGGGCTGACATTCGTCCTGTTCCCCTTGCTCGGCCTGGCACTCAAACCCGTGCTGTCGCCGCTGATCGGCAAAGACCTGTACATGGGCATTCTGTACCTGTGTGCGCTGCCCGCGACGGTGCAGTCGGCGATCGCCTTCACGTCACTGGCACGCGGCAATATTCCGGCGGCGATCTGCAGCGCGGCGGCCTCCAGCCTGTTCGGTATATTCCTGACCCCGCTGCTGGTTACGCTGTTACTGAACGTCCACGGCGAAGGCGGCTCGACCCTCGACGCCATCGTGAAAATCAGCGTGCAATTGCTGCTGCCGTTCATTGCCGGCCAGATCATGCGGCGCTGGATCGGCGCCTGGGTGGGACGCAACAAGAACTGGCTGAAATTCGTCGATCAGGGCTCGATCCTGCTGGTGGTCTACGGTGCGTTCAGCGAGGCGGTTAACGAAGGCATCTGGCAGAAAACACCGATCTGGGACCTGGCCGGGCTGGTGGTGGTGTGCTGCCTGCTGCTGACACTGGTGCTCGTGACCGCGACCTTGCTGTCCAAGCTGTTCGGCTTCAATCAGGAAGACCGCATCACCATCCTGTTCTGCGGCTCGAAGAAAAGCCTGGCCACCGGCGTGCCGATGGCGCAAGTGCTGTTTGCGGGGAGCACCATTGGGCTGCTGATTTTGCCGCTGATGCTGTTTCACCAGATTCAACTGATGGTGTGTGCGGTGGTGGCGCAGCGGTATGCCAAGCGGGCTGAGCCGGTGGCGGAGTTGATGGCGCAGGTTGATCCTTGA